A window of Burkholderiales bacterium genomic DNA:
TCACCCGGGCCACGGCCTGCCCCAGGGGCGAGACGATCCACAGCTCGTCCCGGGCGGGGGTATGGGTCCAGCGCACTCCGCCGTTGAAACCCTCCTCGCCGTGGCGCACGCCGATGCGGCCGGCGAGGAAAAAGGCGTCCATCGTGGCCGGGGGCCCCCCCGCCGGCTCGGGCAGGCTGGCGCAGGCGGCGAGGAGCAGCGCCGCCCACGCGGCGCCTTTGCGGACGCGATGGAAAGAAAGGAGAACCGCCAAGGAGAAAACCTGCTCAGCGAGCGTTCAGCGCGCGAACTTGCGCACGGCATCCAGCAGCACTTTATTGTCGGGATGCTCGCTTAAGGCGGAATCCCACACCTTGCGCGCCTCATCCTGCCGGCCGAGCACCCACAACACTTCTCCCAGGTGGGCGGCGATTTCCGGGTCGGGCCGCAGCCCGTAGGCCCGCTGCAGGTAATCCAGCCCTTCCTGGATGCGCCCCATCCGGTACTCGACCCAGCCCATGCTGTCCAGGATAAAGGGATCGTCGGGCGCCAGCTCCAGCGCTTTCTCGATCAGCCGGCGCGCCTCGTCCAGCCGCTGGTTGCGGTCCGCCAGGGTGTAGCCCAGGGCGTTGTAGGCGTGGGCATGGTCGGGCTTCAACCGGATCAGGGCGCGCAGGTTTTTCTCCAGCACATCCAGGCGGTCCAGCTTCTCCGCCACCATGGCTTGGTCGTAGAGCAGGTCGGGGTTCTCGGGCATGCGCTCGAGGGCCTTGCCGAGGAGATCGAAGGCCTCCTGATAGGCCTGCGCCTCCCGCAGCAACTGGGCCTCGGCCAGGACCAGGGGGACCTCCTGGTCCGGATTCTCCTGCGCCACCTGCCGCAGGTAGGTCCGCCCTTCCTCCATCTTGCCCTGCTTGGCCAGCACGGTAGCGTAGCGCACCCGGGCCTGGAGCTGGTGTTCTCCTTTGCCCACGGACAGGTACCAGGCGGCCGCCTGGTCGTAGCGCTTGCGCTCCTCCTCGAGCTGTCCGAGGAAGAAGCGGATCGCGTCCTTGTCCCGGTAATTGAGTTCCAGCGCCTGGCCAAAATACCCCGCCGCGGCGTCGTAGTCCTTGAGCTGCATGGCGAGGAGTCCCACAGCCACCAGCACCTCCGGGTTGCGCGGATGATCCGCCAGCACCGCCTGAAACTGCTCCCGGGCGTCCCCATAGCGCCGCTCGGCGGTGAGGGCCCGGGCATAGGCGAGGCGCACGTCCCGGGCTTTCGGGTACCGGGCCAGGTAATCTCGGTAGAGGGCAAGCGCCTCCTGCGGGGAATCCTGGCGCACGAGCTGGGCTTCCAGCAATAGGGCGAGCTCCCACTCGGGCTTCAAGGCACGGGCCCGGCGCACCTCCGTGAGGGCCGCCTCCCGTTCCCCCGCGTTGGCCGCGGCCTGGGCCACGGCGAAGTGGGCTTCGGCCAGGTCCGGGTAGGACCGGGCCAGCTCCCGGGTGAGCTTGAGCACGGCCGCCTTGTCGGAATGGCGGGCGAGGAGGTTATTGAGCTGCAGGAAACCCTGACCCACGTTGTCGCCCTCGTCGGCGAGAAGCTGCTGGAGATGGGGCCGGGCTTCTTCCAGGCGGCCCCCCGCCACCAGCAGCGCCGCCACGGTCTGGCGCGCCCGCTCCGCCTTGGGGTCCAGCTCCAGCCACAGTTGCGCCGCCTCCAGCGCCTCCGAGGAGCGGCGGGCGTAGACCGCGATCTCGGTGGCGCGGCTCGCGATGCGCGGATCCCGGGTCTTCCTGGCGAGATCCAGGTAGGCCTGGCTCGCTACGGCGAACTCCCCCCGCTGGCTGGCGATCTCGGCCAGCAGGAACTGGTACAGCAACTGGCGGGTGAGCTCGAGCTTGGGAAGTTCCGGTTCGGAGGAAGCGAGCGCGGGTGGCGCAGCCGAGGGATTCTCTGCGGCCGGCGGCCGCGCCTGGGCCAACTCGTGGCGGGCCGCCACCTGGGCGCATCCCACGAGCGCCATCACCGGCAATAGGACGAATGCGCAGCGCACGAAACGGATATCGGGTCGGGAAGCCTTCGTGTTTAGAGGCGGGAGGCCGTTCCAGGTTCGCGCCGCGGACCGGCACCGCCGTGCCGGTCTCCGGCTCGCGATGGCGACAGACCAACATATTAGGTATATTTAGCCACCGTCACAAGCGCCGATGGGACGCGGCGCGCGAGCGCTGCGCGTCTCGCACCGGTTTCCTCCGTCCTCATGAATCATTCCGCGACGGCTACCGTCACGCTCGCCGCCCAAGGCCTCGCGCGCCGCTTCGGCGAGCGCCTGGCGGTGGCCCGGGTGGACCTGGAGCTGAGAAGGGGCGAAGTGCTGGGCTTCCTCGGTCCCAACGGCGCCGGCAAGACCACCACCATGCGCATGCTCACCGGCACGCTCGCGCCCAGCGCTGGGCGCGTCGAAGTGTGCGGCATCGACCTGCTGGAGCGTCCCCTAGAGGCGAAAGCCCGCATCGGTTACCTGCCGGAGACGCCGCCCCTCTACCGGGAGCTGACCGTGGACGAATACCTGCGGCTGGCGGCGCGCCTGCACCGGGTGCCGCGGGGCGGGCTGCGGACCGCGGTCGCTCGGGCGAAGGAGCGCTGCGGGCTCGCTGAGGTGGGCGACCGCCTGATCGGCGCCCTGTCCAAGGGCTACCAGCAGCGGGTAGGCATCGCCCAGGCGATCGTGCACACCCCCGACGTGCTGATCCTGGACGAGCCGACGGTGGGGCTGGATCCGAACCAGATCCGGGAGATCCGCCACCTCATCCGCGAGCTGGGCGGAGACTACAGCGTGATCCTCTCCACCCACATCCTGTCGGAGGTGGAAAGCGTGTGCGACCGGGTGCAGATCCTGCATCAGGGACGGGTGGTGTTCGACGACACCCTGGCGGCCGCCCGTTCCAGCGGCGGGGCCGGTAGCCTCGTCGTGGGCTTGAGGCGGCCGCCGGCGGAGGAGGCGATCGAGGCCATCCCCGGCGTCGCCCGCGCCGAACGCCTGCCCTCGGGGGAGTTTCGCGTGCACTGCGCGCCGCAAGAGGATCCCACCGACGCGCTGGTGCGGGAGTCGGTGCACCGGGGCTGGGGCCTTTATCACCTGGCGCCGTGGCCCGCCACCTTGGAGGAAGTGTTCACCCAGCTCACGGCGGGCGACGAAGCCGCCCCGCCAGTGGATGGCGAAGAAAGGCAGACCGACGAGGAGGCAGCCGCGTGAGCCACCCGGCGAGGGGCCCCGCCGCAGGCGGGGATCGACGGCAAAGCGAATGCGGCCGGCCGCCGACACCGCGATGCGTAGCTGGCCAAGCCACGGCCAAGGAGGCAGCCGCGTGATCGCCGTCATCGCCGCCAAGGAAGTGCGCGCCCTGTTCCACTCGCCCCTGGCCTGGGTGGTGCTCGCCGTGCTGCAGGCGGTGCTCGCCTGGATCTTCCTCGGGCGGCTGGACGCTTTCCTGAGCCTGCAGCCCCAGCTCGCCCGCTTCGCCAACGCTCCGGGCTTCACCGAGCTGGTGGTGGCGCCCACCTTCGGCGCTGCCGCCTTGGTGCTCCTCATGGTGGTGCCGCTCCTCACCATGCGGTTGATCGCCGAGGAGCGGCGCCAGCAGACGCTGCCCTTTCTCACCGCCGCGCCGGTGTCCAGCACCGCCCTGGTGCTGGGCAAGTTCGCGGGGCTCATGCTGTTCCTGTGCCTCCCGGTCGCCCTTCTGGTGGCGCTCGCCGCCTCCCTCGCCCTGGGGGGCCGCCCCGACTGGGGCCTGATCGCCGCCAACGCCCTGGGACTGCTGCTGCTCACGGGTTGCTTCGCCGCCGTGGGCTTGTGGCTGTCGTGCCTGGCGGCCCAGCCGGCGATCGCCGCCATCGCCACCTTCGGCGTGCTGCTGGGCCTGTGGATCGTGGACCTGAACGCGGCGGCCGAGAGCGCCCTGCGCCACGCGTCGTTGCTCCGGCGTTTCGAAAGCTTCAACCAGGGCCTGATCGACAGCTACGACACGGCGTTCCTGGTGCTCTTCTGCGCCGTTTTCCTGGCGCTGGCCCTGCACCGCCTGGACGCGGAGCGCTGGAGTGGCTGAGCTCGGACGTTTCCCATGGAGATGACCCCCGCCCGGCAACGGCGCCTGCGGCTCCAGGGCCTGTTCACGGTGGTCCTGGTGGTGGTCCTGACCCTGCTGGCCGGCCTCCTCGCCTGGGCCCACCGCGCCCAGTGGGACTTCACCCAGAACGCCCGCAACACCCTATCCCAGGAGAGCCGGGAAGTGCTCGCCTCCATTCCCGGACCCGTGCGGGTGACCGCCTATGCCACGGAGCGCGATCCCGAGCTGGGGGACCTGCGCAAGCGCATCCACGACTTCATCGGGCGCTACCAGCAGGCCAAGGCGGACCTTCGGCTCGATTTCGTCAATCCGGAGCTGGAGCCCAAGCGGGCGCGGGACGCGGGCATCCAGATGAACGGGGAGATGATGGTGGAATACGAGGGCAGGGCCGAGCGTTTCTCCCCCTTCAATCTGAACGAGCAGGCCTTCACCAACCTGCTCGCCCGCCTTGCCCGCACCCACGAGCGCGTGGTGTTCTACCTAGAGGGCCACGGGGAGCGCAGCCTCGCGGGCCAGGCCAATCACGACCTGGGGGAATTCGGCCGGCGCCTGGCCGCCACCGGCTTCAAGCTGAGCCCGCTCAAGCTCACCCTGGCCCAAGAGGTGCCCGCCAACGCCGCCCTGCTGGTGATCGGGAGCCCCCAGGCGGAGCTCCTGCCGGGGGAGGTGGACAAGCTGCTCAAATTCGTCGACCGGGGCGGAAACCTGTTGTGGCTGCTCGACCCGGAATCCCTGGGGGGGCTGGAACCCCTGGCCGAGCGGCTGGGACTGAACCTCCTGCCCGGGATCATCGTGGACCCGGCGGCGGAGGAGATGCGGGCCCCGGCCACCTGGGCCCTTGCCGTCTCCTACGGACCCCACGCCGCCACGGACGGGTTCAACCTGATCACCGTATTTCCCCTGGCGCGCCCCATCACCGTGGGGGAAGACACGGGCTGGCGCAGCACGCCCCTGGTGGAAGTGGCGCCCCGGGGCTGGGTGGAGACGGGGTCCCTGGAGGGGGAGATGCACTTCGACCCGAAGCGGGACCTGCGCGGGCCGGTACCGGTGGCCACCGCCCTGGAGCGCACGCGCAACGACCGGGAGCAACGGGTCGTGGTGGTGGGCAGCGGCGCGTTCCTGGCCAACGCTTTCATCGGCAACGGGGCCAACCTGGACCTGGGGCTCAAGCTGGTCAACTGGCTAGCGGGGGACGAGCGCCTGGTCACCATCCAGCCCAAGGCGGTCCGGGACGCCCAGCTCCAACTCTCCCGCCCGGCGGCCCTCGCCATCACCCTGGGCGGATTCATCCTGTTGCCGCTGGGCTTTCTCGCCCTGGCCGCCGCCGTATGGTGGCGCCGGCGCAGGCTTTAAGCGAGGACTTCATGCCGGCGCGCACCTGGCTCAACTTGGCACTGCTCGCTGCGGTCCTCGCCTTGGGGCTCGCCCTCGCTCTGGCGCCCCAGGAAGCGCCACCCCCGGAATACCGGCTGTCCCCTCTAGAAGCCTCCCAGGTGGACCGGGTGCACATCGCCCGGGCCAGCCTGCCGCCGATGGAGCTCAAGCGGGCGGGGCAAGGCTGGCGCGTCATCGCGCCGGTGGACGCCCGGGCGGCGCCCGTCAAGGTGGAGCGGATGCTGGAGCTACTCGCGGCCCGAAGCCGGGAGCGGCTGGAAGCCACCGGGCTCGAGCGCTACGACCTGGCGCCGCCCCCCCTCACCGTAACCCTGGGAGGGCAAAGCTTCGGCTTCG
This region includes:
- a CDS encoding multidrug ABC transporter ATP-binding protein; this encodes MNHSATATVTLAAQGLARRFGERLAVARVDLELRRGEVLGFLGPNGAGKTTTMRMLTGTLAPSAGRVEVCGIDLLERPLEAKARIGYLPETPPLYRELTVDEYLRLAARLHRVPRGGLRTAVARAKERCGLAEVGDRLIGALSKGYQQRVGIAQAIVHTPDVLILDEPTVGLDPNQIREIRHLIRELGGDYSVILSTHILSEVESVCDRVQILHQGRVVFDDTLAAARSSGGAGSLVVGLRRPPAEEAIEAIPGVARAERLPSGEFRVHCAPQEDPTDALVRESVHRGWGLYHLAPWPATLEEVFTQLTAGDEAAPPVDGEERQTDEEAAA